One window of the Perca flavescens isolate YP-PL-M2 chromosome 5, PFLA_1.0, whole genome shotgun sequence genome contains the following:
- the LOC114556345 gene encoding LOW QUALITY PROTEIN: scavenger receptor cysteine-rich type 1 protein M130-like (The sequence of the model RefSeq protein was modified relative to this genomic sequence to represent the inferred CDS: inserted 2 bases in 2 codons) — translation MTYIIYSCVCSFLCPSDNSVRLVNGTSLCSGRLEVKTNQSTQRWSSVCEDDFDQQDAEVVCRELGCGAPSVLQGXLYGEVEXSMRTKEFQCGGHESALLDCSSSGSDRNTCSPGKAVGLTCSESVRLVGGASRCRGTLEVKQGEWRPVDSYYNSDWSLKAAAAACRESDCGSAVSVEEREESSVRSVWRIRSDCVESGSTLRECAASGFSSSVLQLTCSGKPIKDMNE, via the exons ATGACCTACATTATATACTCGTGTGTGTGCTCCTTCCTCTGTCCCAGTGACA ACTCTGTCAGGCTGGTGaatgggaccagtctgtgctcAGGCAGACTGGAGGTGAAGACTAACCAGTCTACCCAGCGctggtcctcagtgtgtgaaGATGACTTTGACCAGCAGGATGCAGAGGTGGTCTGTAGGGAGCTTGGCTGTGGGGCTCCTTCAGTCCTCCAGG TGCTCTATGGAGAAGTGG CCTCAATGAGGACCAAAGAGTTCCAGTGTGGAGGCCATGAGTCTGCTCTCCTGGACTGTAGCAGCTCAGGCTCAGATAGAAACACCTGCTCACCTGGAAAAGCTGTTGgactcacctgctcag AGTCTGTCAGGTTGGTGGGAGGAGCCAGTCGCTGTAGAGGAACACTGGAGGTGAAACAAGGAGAATGGAGACCAGTGGATAGTTACTATAACTCTGACTGGAGCCTGAAGGCAGCAGCTGCTGCCTGCAGAGAGTCAGACTGTGGCTCTGCTGTTTCtgtagaagagagagaagagtccTCAgtcagatctgtgtggaggatcAGGTCTGACTGTGTTGAGTCTGGATCTACTCTGAGGGAGTGTGCTGCATCAGGTTTCTCTTCCTCCGTCCTTCAACTCACCTGTTCAGGTAAACCCATCAaagacatgaatgaatga